One segment of Mycolicibacterium baixiangningiae DNA contains the following:
- a CDS encoding right-handed parallel beta-helix repeat-containing protein — protein MRPWRDGRRPRQMSVGSVLAVLVTATLVTALAVIGVQAAHSAPPDETDSLQAQFDQLRPGDTIRLDRRTYFHQGVIRITVPGIRVDGNGATLAATEAATSAVQITAPDVSFAGVTLTAPTDGPRHTGLEQHKLVVAGDGVSLTDVTVDGSAAAGVFVAGANGFHLSRVTVRDTLADGIHMTDGATNGTVDHPRTERTGDDGVAVVSYGTDKPCSGIAITAPVVEGTRWGRGISVVGGRDVSVRDITVSRTSGAGVYIASEGDPYFTDSVAGVRVAGGTITGANTDPAVVHGAVLVYSGHAGQSVSGVSISDLTITATTPTAQRNVAVVAQPGTVDAIAFSRIQLRDTELRPLLVDAPGTAVQTTDFTVNGKPVDVR, from the coding sequence ATGCGTCCGTGGCGTGACGGCAGACGACCCCGGCAGATGTCCGTCGGGTCGGTCCTGGCCGTGCTCGTGACCGCAACGCTGGTGACCGCGCTGGCGGTCATCGGCGTCCAGGCGGCCCACAGCGCGCCACCGGACGAAACCGACTCGCTGCAGGCACAATTCGACCAGCTTCGGCCAGGGGACACCATCCGTCTCGACCGGCGCACCTACTTCCACCAGGGCGTCATCCGGATCACGGTGCCCGGCATCCGGGTCGACGGCAACGGGGCGACACTGGCCGCGACGGAAGCGGCGACATCAGCAGTGCAGATCACCGCCCCGGACGTGTCCTTCGCCGGCGTGACGCTGACCGCGCCCACCGACGGCCCCCGCCACACCGGCCTGGAGCAACACAAACTCGTCGTGGCTGGTGACGGAGTCTCGCTCACCGACGTCACCGTCGACGGGTCGGCCGCCGCGGGGGTGTTCGTCGCCGGCGCCAACGGCTTCCACCTCAGCCGCGTGACCGTTCGCGACACGCTCGCCGACGGCATCCACATGACCGACGGCGCCACCAACGGCACGGTCGACCACCCGAGAACCGAACGCACCGGCGACGACGGCGTGGCCGTCGTCTCCTACGGCACCGACAAACCATGCTCGGGCATCGCCATCACCGCACCGGTCGTCGAGGGAACCAGGTGGGGCCGGGGCATCTCCGTCGTCGGAGGCCGCGACGTCTCCGTCCGCGACATCACCGTGTCGCGCACCAGCGGCGCGGGGGTGTACATCGCGTCCGAGGGGGATCCCTACTTCACCGACTCCGTTGCCGGAGTGCGCGTCGCGGGCGGCACGATCACCGGGGCGAACACCGACCCCGCTGTGGTACACGGCGCGGTGCTGGTGTATTCGGGCCACGCCGGGCAGTCGGTCAGCGGGGTGTCGATCTCCGATCTGACGATCACCGCGACCACGCCGACTGCCCAGCGCAACGTCGCCGTCGTGGCACAGCCCGGGACCGTCGACGCCATCGCGTTCTCCCGTATCCAGTTGCGCGACACAGAACTTCGCCCCCTGCTGGTCGACGCACCCGGCACAGCAGTCCAGACCACCGACTTCACCGTCAATGGCAAACCGGTCGACGTCCGTTGA